One region of Azoarcus sp. CIB genomic DNA includes:
- a CDS encoding TolC family protein produces the protein MNSAHHPKRLRGLLPLAGLAAALLAGNAAAESLPQAWDTALGVDRGLKAARENTGAAESLLEAARSSSLPSVSLEAGYIALDKTPAFRADLLGQSLQMPMAQQDSAAYKAMATLPLYTGGRIERGIDAAAAGLEAARLGETADVQNLKLRVADAYVNGLRAGRMLKVAESHVESLSAHARDVGNLHEQGMVARSDLLSVRVALADARQKALQAANALDLARAAYNRLLGRPLDQAVSLDELAPDAGRVPLARLTERALVQRSELAALAGQIEALRHQAAAVRGENRPQIALSGGYGYQQNRYQVHEGQWMVTLGARWNVFDGGVAGHRAGAVERQAAALTEQREELASVVALQVRQTWLDVEETGKRIEVTRSAIDQAEENLRVVRDRYANGLSTHTEVLDAETLRVNSEANHAAAHYDAALAGLRLKRAVGDL, from the coding sequence ATGAATTCCGCTCATCACCCAAAAAGACTCCGCGGCCTGCTGCCGCTGGCAGGCCTGGCCGCCGCGCTGCTCGCGGGCAACGCCGCTGCCGAATCCCTGCCGCAGGCATGGGACACCGCCCTGGGCGTGGACCGCGGCCTGAAGGCGGCGCGCGAAAACACCGGCGCCGCCGAGAGCCTGCTGGAGGCTGCCCGATCCAGCAGCCTGCCCAGCGTGAGTCTGGAGGCAGGCTATATCGCCCTCGACAAGACGCCGGCGTTCAGGGCCGACCTGCTCGGCCAGTCGCTGCAGATGCCGATGGCCCAGCAAGACAGCGCCGCCTACAAGGCCATGGCGACCCTGCCGCTCTACACCGGGGGCCGCATCGAGCGCGGCATCGATGCGGCGGCGGCGGGCCTGGAGGCGGCGAGGCTGGGCGAGACGGCCGACGTGCAGAACCTCAAGCTGCGCGTGGCCGATGCCTACGTCAACGGGCTGCGCGCCGGCCGGATGCTGAAGGTCGCCGAAAGCCATGTCGAGAGTCTGTCGGCCCATGCTCGCGATGTGGGAAACCTGCACGAGCAGGGCATGGTGGCCAGGAGCGACCTGCTCTCCGTGCGGGTCGCCCTGGCCGATGCACGGCAAAAGGCCCTGCAGGCGGCCAATGCCCTGGATCTGGCCCGCGCGGCCTACAACCGGCTGCTGGGGCGACCGCTTGACCAGGCCGTCAGCTTGGATGAACTGGCCCCCGATGCGGGTCGGGTACCCTTGGCGCGCTTGACCGAGCGGGCGCTCGTCCAGCGCAGCGAATTGGCCGCGCTGGCCGGACAGATCGAGGCCTTACGCCATCAGGCGGCAGCCGTGCGCGGAGAAAATCGTCCGCAGATTGCGCTGTCCGGCGGCTATGGCTACCAGCAAAACCGCTATCAGGTGCATGAAGGGCAGTGGATGGTCACCCTGGGAGCCCGATGGAACGTGTTCGATGGCGGTGTGGCCGGTCACCGCGCCGGCGCGGTCGAGCGCCAGGCGGCAGCGTTGACGGAGCAGCGCGAGGAGCTCGCCTCGGTGGTCGCCCTGCAGGTGCGCCAGACTTGGCTCGACGTGGAGGAAACGGGAAAGCGCATCGAGGTCACCCGCTCGGCCATCGACCAGGCCGAGGAAAACCTGCGCGTGGTGCGCGACCGCTATGCCAACGGCCTGTCCACCCATACCGAGGTGCTGGACGCCGAAACCCTGCGCGTCAACAGCGAGGCCAATCACGCCGCCGCGCACTATGACGCCGCGCTGGCTGGACTGCGACTGAAGCGTGCCGTGGGCGATCTTTAG